Proteins encoded in a region of the Schistocerca serialis cubense isolate TAMUIC-IGC-003099 chromosome 6, iqSchSeri2.2, whole genome shotgun sequence genome:
- the LOC126484000 gene encoding 5-demethoxyubiquinone hydroxylase, mitochondrial isoform X2 has product MQTALIPRASFLCAFPARRLISTKADSTVDRILRVDHAGELGADRIYAGQMAVLGNSPVGATIQHMWDQEKAHLAKFEDLIRKRRARPTVMLPLWNIAGFALGAGSALLGPKAAMACTVAVESVIVEHYDSQLRELVGKQNEAVDQELLETIRQFRDDEQDHHDTGLAHEAEAAPFYNVLTAVIKVGCRTAIAISEAV; this is encoded by the exons ATGCAGACTGCACTGATACCTCGAGCTTCATTTCTTTGTGCCtttcctgcacgaagattgatttCAACTAAAGCAGATTCCACAGTTGATCGAATATTACGTGTCGACCATGCTGGTGAACTTGGTGCTGATCGAATTTATGCTGGACAAATGGCTGTTTTAG GAAACAGCCCTGTCGGTGCAACAATTCAACACATGTGGGATCAAGAAAAGGCTCACCTGGCCAAATTTGAAGATTTAATTCGTAAACGCCGTGCAAGACCGACTGTCATGTTGCCACTGTGGAATATTGCAGGATTTGCACTTGGTGCAG GTAGTGCTCTCTTAGGTCCTAAAGCTGCAATGGCGTGCACGGTAGCTGTAGAATCTGTAATTGTTGAACATTATGACAGCCAATTGCGTGAGCTTGTTGGAAAGCAGAACGAAGCTGTGGATCAAGAACTGCTTGAGACTATTCGACAGTTTCGAGATGACGAGCAAGACCATCATGATACAGGCCTTGCACATGAAGCAGAAGCTGCACCCTTCTACAATGTACTCACTGCTGTCATCAAAGTGGGATGTCGTACAGCTATTGCCATATCTGAGGCCGTGTAA
- the LOC126484000 gene encoding 5-demethoxyubiquinone hydroxylase, mitochondrial isoform X1, translating to MVVVHIKTMQTALIPRASFLCAFPARRLISTKADSTVDRILRVDHAGELGADRIYAGQMAVLGNSPVGATIQHMWDQEKAHLAKFEDLIRKRRARPTVMLPLWNIAGFALGAGSALLGPKAAMACTVAVESVIVEHYDSQLRELVGKQNEAVDQELLETIRQFRDDEQDHHDTGLAHEAEAAPFYNVLTAVIKVGCRTAIAISEAV from the exons ATGCAGACTGCACTGATACCTCGAGCTTCATTTCTTTGTGCCtttcctgcacgaagattgatttCAACTAAAGCAGATTCCACAGTTGATCGAATATTACGTGTCGACCATGCTGGTGAACTTGGTGCTGATCGAATTTATGCTGGACAAATGGCTGTTTTAG GAAACAGCCCTGTCGGTGCAACAATTCAACACATGTGGGATCAAGAAAAGGCTCACCTGGCCAAATTTGAAGATTTAATTCGTAAACGCCGTGCAAGACCGACTGTCATGTTGCCACTGTGGAATATTGCAGGATTTGCACTTGGTGCAG GTAGTGCTCTCTTAGGTCCTAAAGCTGCAATGGCGTGCACGGTAGCTGTAGAATCTGTAATTGTTGAACATTATGACAGCCAATTGCGTGAGCTTGTTGGAAAGCAGAACGAAGCTGTGGATCAAGAACTGCTTGAGACTATTCGACAGTTTCGAGATGACGAGCAAGACCATCATGATACAGGCCTTGCACATGAAGCAGAAGCTGCACCCTTCTACAATGTACTCACTGCTGTCATCAAAGTGGGATGTCGTACAGCTATTGCCATATCTGAGGCCGTGTAA